Proteins from one Oscillatoria nigro-viridis PCC 7112 genomic window:
- a CDS encoding DUF2949 domain-containing protein, protein MRKAQLIDYLRGELAISNSAIAVALRHGEQDASELPMVLWQYGLVTLEQLNLIFDWLEAQPT, encoded by the coding sequence ATGAGAAAGGCTCAACTGATCGATTATTTGCGGGGAGAGTTGGCAATATCGAATTCTGCCATCGCCGTTGCTCTCCGACACGGTGAACAAGATGCCAGCGAACTGCCGATGGTGCTGTGGCAGTACGGGTTAGTGACACTGGAACAGTTAAACCTGATTTTTGATTGGTTGGAAGCTCAGCCGACTTAG
- a CDS encoding IS630 transposase-related protein: MAYSLDLRKRVVDYVENGGGITKAAALFKVGRATIYRWLGREDLRATKVEHRERKIDWEMLRKDVEENPEARLIERARKFGVRASAICYALKKMKITIKKKNFVIEKGIEKKEYNTTKH, translated from the coding sequence ATGGCATACAGTCTAGATTTAAGAAAAAGAGTAGTGGATTATGTGGAAAATGGAGGGGGTATAACCAAAGCCGCCGCCCTGTTTAAAGTAGGAAGAGCAACAATATACAGATGGCTAGGGAGGGAAGACCTTCGAGCCACTAAGGTAGAACACCGTGAGCGAAAGATAGACTGGGAAATGCTCAGAAAAGATGTAGAAGAAAATCCCGAAGCAAGATTAATAGAAAGAGCAAGGAAATTCGGGGTGAGAGCGAGTGCCATATGCTATGCCTTAAAGAAAATGAAAATTACGATAAAAAAAAAGAATTTCGTTATAGAGAAAGGAATAGAGAAGAAAGAATACAATACTACCAAACACTGA
- a CDS encoding RNA-guided endonuclease InsQ/TnpB family protein, whose translation MLVFEFKAYGKKQQFDAVDEAIRTVQFIRNKALRFWMENEKVDKYALNKYSAVLAKEFPFGDDLNSMARQSSSERAWSAISRFYDNCKKKVPGKKGFPQFQKHNRSVEYKTTGWRLADDRKSITFTDKKGIGKLKLKGTRDLHFSQRSQIKRVRLVRRADGYYVQFCIQVDRSEKIEITGNAIGLDVGLKEFYTDSNGIAVDNPRFLRKGERRLKKAQKRVSKRVKGSQNRKKARAILGKRHLKISRQRKDFAVKLARCVIQSNDCVVYEDLRIKNMVKNHCLAKSINDASWYMFRIWLEYFGKVFGRITIAVPANGTSQECYSCGTIVKKSLSTRTHACRCGCVLDRDWNAAKNILSRGLSTAGHVGTWILDPNACGELTATDVEVILHRQVDSANQESPRL comes from the coding sequence ATGTTAGTTTTTGAGTTCAAGGCATACGGGAAAAAACAGCAATTTGACGCTGTAGACGAAGCAATTAGAACAGTGCAGTTCATCCGAAACAAAGCACTGCGGTTTTGGATGGAAAACGAAAAAGTTGATAAATACGCATTGAACAAGTATAGCGCTGTTTTAGCTAAGGAATTTCCGTTTGGCGATGACTTGAACAGCATGGCTCGACAATCTAGCTCAGAAAGAGCGTGGTCGGCAATCTCCCGATTCTACGACAACTGTAAAAAGAAAGTCCCAGGAAAAAAAGGATTCCCGCAATTCCAGAAACACAACCGCTCCGTCGAATACAAGACTACGGGCTGGCGTCTGGCAGACGACAGAAAATCAATCACTTTTACCGATAAAAAAGGAATCGGCAAACTTAAATTAAAAGGAACGCGCGACTTACATTTCTCTCAGCGCAGTCAAATCAAACGAGTACGTTTGGTGAGACGGGCAGACGGATATTATGTCCAGTTTTGCATTCAAGTTGACCGTTCTGAAAAGATTGAAATCACGGGTAACGCCATCGGGTTAGATGTAGGACTTAAAGAGTTTTACACTGACTCAAATGGCATTGCAGTCGATAACCCGCGTTTCCTCCGCAAGGGAGAACGCAGGTTGAAGAAAGCCCAAAAACGAGTTTCAAAACGAGTCAAGGGTTCGCAAAACAGAAAAAAAGCTAGAGCGATTCTAGGAAAGCGCCACCTCAAAATCAGCAGACAGCGTAAAGATTTTGCCGTGAAGCTGGCAAGATGCGTCATCCAGTCTAACGACTGCGTAGTCTACGAAGATTTGAGGATTAAAAATATGGTGAAGAATCACTGTCTGGCAAAATCGATTAACGACGCTTCTTGGTATATGTTCCGAATTTGGCTGGAATATTTTGGCAAAGTATTCGGAAGAATTACGATTGCCGTACCAGCTAACGGAACAAGTCAAGAATGCTATAGTTGCGGAACAATTGTTAAGAAAAGTCTCTCAACGCGAACCCACGCTTGTCGGTGTGGATGCGTATTAGATCGTGACTGGAACGCAGCTAAAAATATCCTAAGTCGGGGATTGAGTACGGCGGGGCACGTCGGAACTTGGATCTTAGATCCGAACGCTTGTGGAGAATTGACCGCTACCGATGTTGAAGTAATTCTGCACCGGCAAGTCGATTCTGCGAATCAAGAATCTCCTCGGCTTTAG
- a CDS encoding cold-shock protein, translated as MGEISETNRFQGRVAKILSYKRAGFISPDDKNERLYFVASEVKNDKFDTMKQGDIVTFTIGKGKEGTLLFANQVELIIEGEHRYSATQTRFHGHVKIIFTNKRSGYITLDGSTKDLYFIAKEVEDNKVETLKVGDAVTFTIGESEDGRRFANRIQLIDVDPIDQNEAPAELLPSPITCDELKHQIIEQFKRIVHTTSSSEFEDLTFLLLKNLGIHYLYQYDKRNQAGRADGFFIIGNLAVMYDCTLRDGFEEYKKDQIENYINKLEQAQLTFNIRASDGVQKKKTLRIDGKSKQVWIITLGQTREISDYGNIKVKEVSINHLIWLLQERLNRDVIEEDDLALNLLSRIEKVIPA; from the coding sequence ATGGGGGAAATTTCAGAGACAAACCGCTTCCAAGGGCGAGTGGCAAAAATTTTGAGTTACAAAAGAGCCGGATTCATATCGCCCGATGATAAAAATGAGCGCCTTTATTTTGTTGCTTCAGAAGTTAAAAACGATAAATTTGATACTATGAAACAGGGAGATATCGTTACTTTTACGATTGGGAAAGGCAAGGAGGGTACTCTGCTTTTTGCTAATCAAGTAGAATTAATTATCGAAGGAGAGCATAGGTATTCTGCAACACAAACTCGTTTTCATGGCCATGTAAAAATTATTTTTACTAACAAGAGATCCGGTTATATTACGCTTGATGGCAGCACTAAAGACCTCTATTTTATAGCCAAGGAAGTAGAAGATAATAAAGTTGAAACTCTGAAAGTAGGCGATGCAGTTACCTTTACCATTGGTGAGAGCGAAGATGGGAGAAGATTTGCCAATAGAATCCAGCTTATTGATGTTGACCCAATAGATCAAAATGAGGCTCCTGCTGAGTTGCTCCCCAGTCCGATCACCTGTGATGAACTTAAACACCAAATAATTGAGCAATTTAAGCGAATAGTACATACAACAAGTTCAAGTGAATTTGAGGACTTGACTTTTTTATTATTGAAAAATTTGGGCATTCATTATCTCTATCAATATGACAAGAGAAACCAAGCTGGTAGAGCAGATGGATTTTTCATTATTGGCAACCTTGCAGTAATGTATGATTGCACGCTCAGGGATGGTTTTGAAGAATATAAAAAAGACCAAATAGAAAACTATATAAATAAGCTTGAGCAGGCTCAGTTGACATTTAACATTAGAGCCTCAGACGGTGTACAAAAGAAAAAAACTCTTAGAATTGATGGCAAAAGCAAACAAGTTTGGATTATTACTCTAGGTCAAACGCGAGAAATCAGTGATTACGGTAATATCAAAGTTAAGGAAGTTTCGATAAATCATCTTATTTGGCTACTTCAAGAGAGATTAAACCGAGATGTGATAGAAGAAGATGATTTGGCGCTTAATCTACTATCTCGTATAGAAAAGGTCATTCCTGCTTAA
- a CDS encoding DUF2188 domain-containing protein: protein MDTTVKILEDSTTITGFYDKEADVLYLSLAEPREGIAVDISDGAIARYNEDSETIVGITLIGLRQRVLKELNHKLHVPPHPNGWAVTEENVESSQKVFPTQEAAFKYAVGSAKAQWLDVVIHGENGKVQETIDPAIDALLQRRSDSPESDGEKRECLGSV, encoded by the coding sequence ATGGATACAACAGTAAAAATTCTCGAAGATTCCACAACTATTACAGGTTTCTACGATAAAGAAGCGGATGTTCTTTATCTCTCGCTGGCGGAACCGCGTGAAGGTATAGCTGTGGACATTAGCGATGGAGCGATCGCCCGTTATAATGAGGATAGTGAAACAATTGTCGGCATTACTTTAATTGGATTGCGACAGCGGGTTTTGAAGGAATTGAATCACAAACTGCACGTACCACCTCATCCAAATGGGTGGGCGGTGACAGAGGAAAATGTAGAGTCAAGTCAAAAGGTATTTCCGACTCAGGAAGCAGCGTTTAAATATGCCGTGGGCTCGGCAAAAGCTCAATGGCTTGATGTGGTAATTCACGGTGAAAATGGAAAAGTTCAGGAAACGATCGATCCAGCGATAGATGCGCTGTTGCAGCGTAGAAGCGATAGCCCCGAATCTGACGGAGAGAAGCGCGAATGTTTGGGAAGTGTTTAG
- a CDS encoding Uma2 family endonuclease: MTAILQVTEQPTAQRYFTPEEYLALEEAAEYKSEYRDGVIIPMTGGTTNHNQIAGNIYIALSLGLKKHDYRVFFGDVRLWLPKKRTYTYPDVMVIPGKPEHYNNRQDTVMNPQVIIEVLSKSTKAYDRSDKFKFYQTLPTFQEYILIDQSQVYVEQYCKLANKRWSYRQYDEEDAALVFNFFQVEVPLADVYEKVDFEAENEAEESGEE, from the coding sequence GTGACAGCTATTCTACAAGTAACAGAACAGCCAACAGCACAGCGCTACTTCACTCCAGAAGAATATTTAGCCCTGGAAGAAGCAGCAGAATACAAAAGTGAATATCGCGACGGAGTAATTATTCCAATGACAGGTGGAACTACGAATCACAATCAAATCGCTGGAAATATTTATATCGCATTAAGTCTTGGCCTCAAAAAACATGATTATAGAGTGTTTTTCGGCGACGTGCGTCTGTGGCTGCCGAAAAAGCGAACTTATACTTATCCCGATGTGATGGTAATTCCGGGTAAACCTGAGCATTACAATAATCGCCAGGATACCGTGATGAATCCTCAAGTTATTATTGAGGTTTTATCAAAATCTACTAAAGCTTACGATCGCAGTGATAAGTTTAAGTTTTATCAAACGCTGCCGACATTTCAAGAGTATATTCTGATTGACCAATCCCAGGTTTACGTAGAACAGTATTGTAAGTTGGCAAACAAGCGGTGGTCGTATCGTCAGTACGATGAGGAGGATGCGGCGCTAGTTTTTAATTTCTTTCAAGTTGAAGTGCCGCTGGCCGATGTTTATGAAAAGGTAGATTTTGAGGCGGAAAATGAGGCAGAAGAAAGCGGGGAGGAATAA
- a CDS encoding PAS domain S-box protein, producing the protein MPIKYLTDPILKMSGKVPIRIVLVVPFALQTFAAVGLTGWLSLRNGRIAVNDVAAQLRAEVTSRIQQHINSYIETPHQINQLNLDAIRLGIVNVQDSDSLQRYFYKQIKIFDKISYIQFASEEKDFIGVERLDDGKLQVQISNQSTGYNLQSYALSEFDKPTKLLKNTLNYDPRFRPWYIAPVRAGKPTWSKIYNYFDAPKLAITAAQPVYGDDGKLIGILGSDLALSKLNQFLGTLKIGKSGQTFIVERSGQLVANSTREPPFIVSNGVAKRIVAASSKNVLIRSTARYLTERFGDLHKIDRSRQLDFTIDGQRQFLQVTPLLDSRGLDWLIVVTVPEADFMERINANTRYTVVMCLGALVLATAIGALTSRWIVVPIQRLSKAAEALSRGEWDGIAVDRRLMASVEREDEVGVLARSFNMMADQLEESFTTLEDRVESAIADKNQLIISLKNSQQKLALHLHQTPLGAIEWDLNFEVAEWNLSAERIFGYSRLEAMGRHGVDLIVPESSKEYVRQLSITLLTNQGGVTSLNENIRKDGKIILCEWYNTTLVDADGSIIGVASLIQDVTEFHSAVEKLRASEERFRQLAENIHEVFWIREPNQKQLVYVSPACEKIWNLSCQSLQSEPEAFWDAIHPEDLDRVKAAFEKQVRGDYDEEYRVVRSPTGATPTDGSVCWVRDRAFPVRSQTGEIYRIVGIAEDITQRKLAEEFQKVAQTAQAANQAKSAFLANMSHELRTPLNAIIGYSDMLKEDAEDLGCEDFIPDLEKIQTAGKHLLSLISDILDISKIEAGRMELYLETFNPVNLIDEVVSTVKPLIDKNFNKFEVDCGSDLGMMYADITKTRQILLNLLSNAAKFTEHGTISLCIERVKHDSLTTQEIAEPSDSIIFRVADTGIGIPPEQLQHLFQAFMQGDASTTRKYGGTGLGLTISRHFCVMMGGDIHVKSDLDCGSVFTVCLPARVELLVSS; encoded by the coding sequence ATGCCAATCAAATATCTGACCGACCCGATTTTAAAGATGTCGGGTAAAGTGCCAATTCGCATCGTCCTTGTTGTGCCTTTTGCCCTCCAGACTTTCGCTGCGGTAGGGTTGACGGGGTGGCTGTCGCTGCGGAACGGGCGCATAGCCGTCAACGATGTTGCCGCCCAACTGCGGGCAGAAGTCACATCGCGTATCCAGCAACATATTAATAGTTATATTGAAACGCCACACCAAATTAATCAGCTCAATCTCGATGCCATCCGTCTCGGCATTGTGAACGTGCAGGATAGTGATAGTTTGCAACGCTACTTCTACAAACAAATCAAAATTTTTGATAAAATTAGCTACATTCAATTCGCATCCGAAGAAAAAGATTTTATTGGAGTTGAACGCCTCGACGACGGCAAGTTGCAAGTTCAGATTTCTAATCAATCTACTGGCTATAATTTGCAGAGCTACGCGCTGTCCGAGTTCGACAAACCAACCAAGCTATTAAAAAATACTCTCAACTACGACCCCCGTTTCCGGCCTTGGTACATAGCTCCGGTGCGCGCAGGCAAACCGACTTGGAGTAAAATCTATAATTATTTTGACGCTCCCAAACTAGCGATTACGGCTGCTCAACCAGTTTATGGCGATGATGGGAAACTGATTGGCATCCTGGGTTCTGACTTGGCACTTTCCAAGCTAAATCAATTCTTGGGAACTCTAAAAATTGGCAAATCAGGACAGACTTTTATTGTAGAAAGATCCGGGCAATTGGTGGCAAATTCTACTCGGGAACCGCCATTTATTGTTAGCAATGGTGTGGCGAAACGGATTGTGGCAGCGAGCAGCAAGAATGTTCTAATTCGATCGACCGCCCGCTATTTGACAGAACGCTTCGGGGATTTGCACAAAATTGACAGATCTCGCCAGTTAGATTTTACGATCGACGGTCAACGGCAATTTCTACAGGTGACGCCGCTTTTAGACAGCAGGGGCCTCGACTGGTTGATTGTCGTGACGGTTCCTGAAGCCGATTTTATGGAAAGGATTAATGCTAACACTCGGTATACTGTGGTGATGTGTCTGGGTGCTTTGGTGCTGGCAACGGCGATTGGGGCTCTGACTTCTAGGTGGATTGTTGTACCGATTCAGCGTCTGAGCAAGGCTGCGGAGGCTTTGTCCCGGGGAGAATGGGACGGGATCGCAGTAGATCGCCGCTTGATGGCGTCTGTAGAGCGGGAGGATGAGGTGGGTGTCCTGGCTCGCTCTTTTAATATGATGGCCGATCAATTGGAAGAGTCGTTTACTACTCTCGAGGATCGGGTAGAATCGGCGATCGCCGACAAAAATCAATTAATTATTTCTCTGAAAAACTCGCAGCAAAAACTGGCTCTCCATCTTCACCAAACTCCTTTGGGAGCGATTGAATGGGATCTAAACTTTGAAGTAGCGGAATGGAATTTGTCAGCGGAAAGAATTTTTGGATACAGCCGCTTGGAAGCTATGGGACGCCACGGAGTCGATCTCATAGTTCCTGAAAGTTCTAAGGAGTATGTCAGGCAACTATCTATAACTTTGCTCACTAATCAAGGAGGAGTTACCAGCCTTAACGAGAACATCAGAAAAGACGGAAAAATAATTCTGTGCGAGTGGTACAATACGACTTTGGTAGATGCTGACGGCAGCATCATTGGGGTGGCATCGCTGATTCAGGATGTGACTGAATTTCACAGTGCTGTGGAGAAGTTGCGGGCCAGCGAGGAGCGGTTTCGCCAGTTGGCAGAAAATATTCATGAGGTATTTTGGATTAGAGAACCCAATCAAAAGCAGCTAGTTTATGTGAGCCCTGCTTGCGAAAAAATATGGAATTTGAGCTGTCAGAGTTTGCAGTCAGAACCGGAGGCTTTTTGGGATGCTATTCACCCGGAGGATCTCGATCGCGTCAAGGCTGCTTTTGAGAAACAGGTGCGGGGGGATTATGATGAGGAGTATCGGGTAGTGCGATCCCCTACGGGGGCTACGCCAACGGACGGTTCAGTTTGCTGGGTGCGCGATCGGGCTTTTCCAGTCCGCAGCCAAACCGGAGAAATTTACCGCATCGTCGGTATTGCCGAAGATATTACCCAGCGCAAGTTAGCAGAAGAATTCCAAAAAGTCGCTCAAACCGCTCAAGCAGCAAACCAAGCCAAAAGCGCCTTTTTAGCTAATATGAGCCACGAATTGCGAACTCCCCTCAACGCGATTATTGGTTACAGCGATATGCTCAAAGAAGACGCCGAGGATTTAGGCTGCGAAGATTTTATCCCCGACTTGGAAAAAATTCAAACAGCGGGCAAACACTTGCTATCTTTAATTAGCGACATTCTAGATATTTCTAAGATTGAAGCGGGTCGGATGGAACTTTACTTAGAAACTTTCAACCCGGTTAATTTAATTGACGAGGTAGTTTCTACTGTCAAACCCTTGATAGATAAAAATTTTAATAAGTTTGAAGTTGATTGTGGTAGCGACTTGGGAATGATGTATGCTGACATTACCAAAACTCGTCAAATATTGCTCAACCTGCTGAGCAATGCAGCAAAATTTACGGAACATGGCACTATTAGCCTCTGTATTGAAAGAGTTAAACATGACAGCTTAACCACTCAAGAAATAGCAGAACCTTCCGACTCAATAATTTTTCGCGTAGCTGATACGGGCATTGGGATTCCCCCCGAACAATTGCAGCATTTATTTCAAGCATTTATGCAGGGCGACGCCTCAACTACGCGCAAGTATGGCGGCACGGGTTTGGGATTGACTATTAGCCGTCACTTTTGCGTGATGATGGGCGGCGATATTCACGTAAAAAGCGACTTAGATTGCGGTTCAGTTTTTACTGTGTGCTTGCCGGCCCGCGTTGAATTATTGGTCAGCAGTTAG
- a CDS encoding Uma2 family endonuclease: MTGTLQTTEQRYCTEEQYLALEETAEYKSEYLDGEIIPMTGGSTNHNQIAGNLYIALSLALKKQNYRIFIGDVRLWIPKVRLYTYPDVMVIFGLPEYRSNRTDTITNPHVIVEVLSKSTKNYDLVDKFTFYKTIPSFREYILIDQTKIKVEQYSQTENKRWLYSEYDEEDTALLFNSFQVEVPLSDVYEQVNFEEIEQEDSQNEE; the protein is encoded by the coding sequence ATGACAGGCACTTTGCAAACAACCGAGCAACGTTACTGCACAGAAGAGCAATATTTAGCACTGGAAGAAACAGCAGAGTACAAAAGCGAATATCTCGACGGGGAAATTATTCCTATGACGGGCGGATCTACTAATCACAATCAAATCGCCGGCAATTTGTACATTGCTTTAAGTCTTGCTCTCAAAAAACAGAATTACCGCATCTTCATCGGTGACGTGCGTCTGTGGATACCAAAAGTGCGACTGTACACTTATCCCGACGTAATGGTAATTTTTGGGCTGCCTGAGTACCGCAGCAATCGCACAGACACGATTACCAACCCTCACGTAATTGTGGAAGTTTTATCAAAGTCTACTAAAAACTACGATCTAGTTGACAAGTTTACATTTTACAAAACTATTCCTTCTTTTCGAGAATACATTCTGATTGACCAAACAAAAATTAAAGTTGAACAGTATTCTCAAACCGAGAATAAAAGATGGTTGTATAGCGAGTATGACGAGGAAGATACGGCTTTACTGTTTAATTCCTTCCAGGTTGAAGTTCCTCTATCTGATGTTTACGAACAAGTGAATTTTGAGGAGATTGAGCAAGAAGATAGTCAAAATGAGGAGTGA
- a CDS encoding transposase translates to MLCLKENENYDKKKEFRYRERNREERIQYYQTLRTLIKVHGSKSLVFIDESGFEEFHACVYAWSKKGRKVYGERQGKRGKRENLVAGRRKGNKDLIAPMVFTGSLNAESFEGWLALYLLPSLTIPSILIMDNAPIHRKTAIRLLVEEAGHQILFLPKYSPDLNDIEHDFSALKRAKMYASPGTSLDEVIRAYCAERVSHTYLK, encoded by the coding sequence ATGCTATGCCTTAAAGAAAATGAAAATTACGATAAAAAAAAAGAATTTCGTTATAGAGAAAGGAATAGAGAAGAAAGAATACAATACTACCAAACACTGAGAACTTTAATTAAAGTTCATGGGAGTAAAAGCCTTGTATTTATTGATGAGTCAGGGTTTGAAGAGTTTCATGCTTGTGTTTATGCGTGGTCAAAAAAAGGGAGAAAAGTATATGGGGAGAGACAAGGAAAACGCGGAAAAAGAGAAAATTTAGTAGCAGGAAGAAGAAAAGGCAACAAGGACTTGATTGCACCTATGGTCTTTACAGGGAGCTTGAATGCAGAAAGTTTTGAAGGGTGGTTAGCTTTATATTTATTGCCATCTTTAACAATACCATCAATATTAATCATGGATAATGCACCGATTCATCGTAAGACAGCAATTAGGCTCCTGGTGGAGGAAGCAGGCCATCAGATACTTTTTTTACCAAAATACTCTCCTGACTTAAATGATATTGAGCATGATTTTAGTGCATTAAAGAGAGCTAAAATGTATGCGTCTCCTGGCACATCTCTTGATGAAGTTATTCGTGCTTATTGTGCAGAAAGAGTGTCTCATACTTATTTGAAATGA
- a CDS encoding rhomboid family intramembrane serine protease, with the protein MSNPETKAIARELQSHAAILGGFVSLLWIIEIVDVFLFRGRLNAYGIRPRSLDGLQGILLMPFLHGSFAHLAANTLPLVTFGWLIMLREISDFFIVSAVTVLVSGFGVWLTGAPNSVHIGASGLIFGYFGFLLLRGYFERSFTSILVSLIVGFFYGSLIWGVLPSQPGVSWQAHFFGFVGGVLTAQLLGRQKREIS; encoded by the coding sequence ATGAGTAACCCAGAAACCAAAGCTATCGCCCGCGAATTGCAAAGCCACGCCGCCATTCTCGGCGGCTTCGTCTCCCTCCTCTGGATTATCGAAATTGTCGATGTATTCCTGTTCAGAGGCAGGCTGAATGCCTACGGAATCCGCCCCCGCAGCCTCGACGGACTTCAAGGCATCCTGTTGATGCCTTTTCTGCACGGCAGTTTTGCTCACTTAGCCGCCAATACCCTCCCTTTAGTGACATTTGGTTGGTTGATCATGCTGCGAGAAATTAGCGACTTTTTTATCGTGAGTGCCGTCACTGTGCTAGTCAGCGGATTCGGAGTTTGGCTGACTGGGGCGCCCAATTCCGTTCACATTGGTGCCAGCGGATTAATCTTTGGTTACTTCGGCTTCTTGCTGCTGCGGGGCTATTTTGAACGCAGCTTTACATCTATTTTGGTATCTTTAATTGTCGGTTTCTTCTACGGCAGTTTAATTTGGGGAGTTTTGCCCTCGCAGCCGGGAGTTTCCTGGCAAGCGCATTTCTTTGGCTTTGTCGGCGGCGTATTAACCGCTCAACTTTTGGGGCGGCAGAAACGGGAAATTAGCTAG
- a CDS encoding helix-turn-helix domain-containing protein, which translates to MIRWRLAVVMADRNISNKELAVLTGMNPRSISRLKTRRYLTRIDAATLNVLCKSLNCKPGDLMDYEEDNPDRG; encoded by the coding sequence GTGATCCGGTGGAGATTAGCAGTTGTCATGGCCGATCGGAATATCAGTAATAAGGAATTGGCTGTCCTAACCGGGATGAATCCCAGGTCTATTTCTCGGCTCAAAACTCGCCGTTACCTGACCAGAATAGACGCAGCAACGTTAAACGTTCTCTGCAAATCACTGAATTGCAAGCCCGGAGACTTAATGGATTACGAAGAGGACAATCCCGATCGAGGCTGA
- a CDS encoding IS630 family transposase (programmed frameshift), which produces MKTYSIDFRQKIMDVYHNEPLSQRAIANRFCVALSFVQKLVKQYRETQNIAPRTERCGVKLKLNAEQLLILAELIEENNDATLEELRYLLYQKIGFTISVATMGRMAKLLNMTFKKKTLFPSAKGTDRVQGLRYEFWQKVREVCFKDLIFIDESGVNLAMVRLYARSLKGSRARGQKPNKRGKNVSIIGAISVNEVLTSVNLIGTTDTITFEAFIIRKLVPKLWKGACVVMDNCTIHTSEEIEKAIKSQGAKIIYLSPYSPDFSPIEHLWSKLKNILRSIKTTNYRELAKAIEFAFNQVTLSDMRNWFTHCCYCTSSL; this is translated from the exons ATGAAAACTTATTCGATTGATTTTAGACAAAAAATTATGGATGTGTACCATAATGAACCGCTGTCACAAAGAGCAATAGCTAACCGTTTTTGTGTGGCCCTAAGTTTCGTCCAAAAATTGGTTAAGCAGTATCGTGAGACCCAAAACATTGCTCCTCGAACTGAGCGATGCGGAGTCAAATTGAAACTCAATGCAGAACAACTACTGATTTTAGCCGAATTGATTGAAGAAAATAATGATGCAACTCTCGAAGAACTCCGTTATTTACTGTACCAGAAAATTGGTTTTACCATCAGCGTGGCAACGATGGGAAGAATGGCAAAACTCTTAAACATGACTTTTAA AAAAAAAACTCTCTTTCCGAGCGCGAAAGGCACTGACCGAGTTCAGGGTCTGCGATATGAGTTCTGGCAAAAAGTCCGAGAAGTTTGTTTTAAAGACTTAATATTCATTGATGAATCAGGAGTCAACTTAGCAATGGTTAGGTTATATGCTCGTTCTCTAAAAGGTTCAAGGGCTCGGGGACAAAAACCAAATAAACGGGGGAAAAATGTCTCAATAATTGGAGCTATATCAGTCAATGAAGTCCTAACATCAGTCAACTTAATAGGTACAACTGATACAATTACATTTGAGGCTTTTATCATCCGAAAGCTCGTACCAAAACTCTGGAAAGGTGCTTGTGTAGTGATGGACAATTGTACTATTCACACAAGCGAAGAAATAGAAAAAGCCATCAAAAGTCAAGGGGCAAAAATAATATACTTATCACCATATTCGCCCGACTTCTCACCAATTGAACATTTATGGTCAAAACTCAAAAACATTCTCCGTTCTATCAAGACGACTAATTACCGAGAATTAGCAAAAGCGATAGAGTTTGCCTTCAATCAAGTTACATTATCCGATATGAGGAATTGGTTTACTCACTGCTGTTATTGTACCTCATCTTTATGA
- a CDS encoding ribbon-helix-helix domain-containing protein: MSKRVHITLPDYIYESLELWADRQGRPTASLIAFIVETAVLEAKKKGDLPSEPEKPKSDT; encoded by the coding sequence GTGAGCAAGCGCGTTCACATCACACTCCCCGACTACATCTATGAATCCTTAGAACTGTGGGCCGACCGGCAAGGTAGACCCACAGCTAGTTTGATCGCTTTTATCGTTGAAACGGCGGTTTTGGAAGCGAAAAAAAAGGGAGATTTACCTTCTGAACCTGAAAAGCCCAAAAGCGACACGTAA
- a CDS encoding Mo-dependent nitrogenase C-terminal domain-containing protein yields the protein MNVFEHTVSYRTLPNWVGFGKQEKAVNVATNSQPYGQKPHFDPLHPLKQWLDNTAIKSQKLARLLCKFIPSQCPFEREVKIGDRTLLSIPPLCKLNPLYEQVVGLRFRALCYLADECGEDVTPYC from the coding sequence ATGAACGTATTTGAGCATACAGTCTCCTACCGAACTCTGCCAAATTGGGTAGGATTTGGCAAACAAGAAAAAGCCGTTAATGTCGCTACAAATTCTCAACCTTACGGTCAAAAGCCACACTTTGACCCCTTGCATCCGCTAAAACAATGGCTTGATAACACGGCCATTAAAAGTCAAAAGTTGGCTCGGTTGCTGTGTAAGTTTATTCCCAGTCAGTGTCCGTTTGAGCGAGAAGTCAAAATTGGCGATCGCACTTTATTATCCATTCCGCCGCTGTGCAAGTTAAATCCGCTTTACGAGCAAGTGGTTGGGCTGCGCTTTCGAGCTTTGTGTTATTTGGCTGACGAGTGTGGCGAAGATGTAACTCCTTATTGTTAA